From Garra rufa chromosome 19, GarRuf1.0, whole genome shotgun sequence, the proteins below share one genomic window:
- the bbs1 gene encoding Bardet-Biedl syndrome 1 protein, with the protein MSSVSQELKDTSVASSKWLDAHYDPVANLYTFSSCIALSDLHGDGENKLVVGDLGTGVCNMKLKVYHGTGLLSESTLLDLPTGLVSFLMDLHEPRTPAIAVASGPFIYVYKNLRPYFKFTLPSLEVNPLEQDVWSQAKEDMIDPMTLKEMLEGLRDKAEIPLSVRSLRFLMLEPHEMENFVLLHKEQPIRRQTVITCIGTLKKNMADEDAVSCLVIGTENGDVYILDPEAFTILYKMSLPSTPTLMDVTGQFDVEFRITVACHNGNIYILRRDSQKPKYCIELSSHPVGLVRMGKNVVVGCTHETLHGYTQKGKKLWTAYLPAPVTTMALMDLPTRGFQAVLVGLANCEVHMYRDKNLIGTIKTPDVVTSICFGRYGREDGTLIMTTKGGGLIVKILKRTAVFDDRDSAPGPPIAQSIRLNVPKKTKLYVDQTLRERENAVAMHRAFQMDLSRLRLAAARAYVKVLESSLTPMSASLTEPLKMNAVVQGLGPSFKLTLNIQNTAASRPVMNLAISFLYNENLYSMRTAFFKVPLLVPGLNYPIDTFVECLSDKGISDIIKVFVLREGKSAPLLTAHINMPVSEGLALN; encoded by the exons ATGTCCTCTGTTTCCCAGGAGCTGAAAGACAC TTCGGTTGCCAGCTCCAAATGGCTTGATGCTCACTATGACCCAGTTGCCAATCTATACACCTTTTCTTCTTGCATTG CTCTTTCAGATTTGCACGGAGATGGTGAGAATAAG CTGGTGGTGGGTGATCTTGGCACAGGAGTGTGTAACATGAAGCTAAAGGTGTACCATGGCACTGGTCTTTTGAGTGAAAGCACCCTGCTGGACCTGCCCACTGGCCTGGTATCTTTCCTCATGGACCTGCATGAGCCACGAACACCAGCCATCGCTGTGGCCTCTGGTCCCTTCATCTACGTCTACAAGAACCTGAGGCCCTACTTCAAATTCACTTTGCCAAGTCTGGAGGTAAACCCTCTGGAGCAGGATGTCTGGAGTCAGGCCAAGGAG GACATGATTGATCCAATGACGCTTAAAGAGATGCTAGAAGGTTTAAG GGACAAAGCTGAAATTCCACTCTCTGTCAGATCACTACG GTTCCTCATGCTTGAGCCACATGAAATGGAGAATTTCGTTCTTCTTCACAAAGAACAGCCTATACGTAGACAG ACAGTCATTACCTGTATAGGGACATTGAAGAAGAACATGGCAGATGAGGATGCAGTTAGCTGCCTAGTCATTGGCACAGAGAACGGTGATGTTTACATATTAGATCCAGAGGCCTTTACCATCCTCTACAAG atgTCGCTACCTAGTACACCTACCTTAATGGACGTGACAGGACAGTTTGATGTGGAGTTCCGTATCACTGTGGCCTGTCACAATGGAAACATCTACATATTACGCAG GGATTCCCAGAAGCCCAAGTACTGCATTGAGCTGTCTTCTCACCCAGTGGGTCTAGTGAGGATGGGAAAGAATGTAGTTGTAGGATGTACTCATGAGACGCTGCATGGTTACACTCAAAAG GGGAAGAAACTGTGGACAGCTTATTTGCCAGCCCCTGTTACCACCATGGCGCTGATGGACCTTCCCACACGAGGTTTCCAGGCCGTACTGGTGGGTCTGGCCAACTGTGAAGTACACATGTACCGAGACAAAAACCTAATCGGCACCATTAAGACACCA GATGTAGTGACAAGCATTTGTTTTGGGCGTTATGGACGAGAAGACGGCACTCTgataatgaccactaaag GAGGAGGTTTGATTGTGAAGATCCTCAAGAGGACAGCCGTGTTTGATGACAGGGACTCGGCCCCTGGACCTCCAATAGCCCAGAGCATTCGTCTGAATGTGCCTAAGAAGACCAAGCTCTACGTGGACCAGACTTTGAGAGAGCGCGAAAATGCAGTTG cCATGCACCGAGCTTTTCAGATGGACCTGAGCAGGCTGCGTCTCGCTGCAGCACGGGCCTACGTCAAAGTCCTGGAGTCCAGTCTCACGCCCATGTCGGCAAGCCTGACCGAGCCGCTGAAGATGAACGCTGTG GTACAAGGGTTGGGCCCATCTTTCAAGCTCACGCTGAACATCCAGAACACTGCAGCGTCCCGTCCTGTCATGAACCTAGCCATTAGTTTTCTGTACAATGAAAATTTGTACAGCATGAGAACAGCCTTTTTCAAG GTCCCCCTGCTGGTTCCAGGGCTGAATTACCCCATTGACACTTTCGTGGAGTGCTTGAGTGACAAAGGCATCTCTGACATAATCAAA GTGTTTGTGCTGAGGGAAGGAAAGAGTGCTCCTCTCCTTACCGCCCACATCAACATGCCTGTTAGTGAAGGACTTGCACTGAACTGA
- the cfbl gene encoding complement factor b, like produces MEREPWLNLFLLAILSPFITGAPSSMLCPDENLSITEGSYSFSKDRSTVIYSCSEGYYPTIRIRQCVKGKWNPLPKRKLPECKKITCPNPRGFENGDVYPYQRQYFVNDTTLYKCYSGYDFRGSGTRVCQLNGKWSGGTPVCGRNSDRCPDPGTPPGATRSGNMFNIDDKVTYRCDTKLTLIGSKERVCRENGQWSGTEPECYADFTYDTPEEASEGFSSSLKANLAVSQQYEGTDQYGKKIQLGLGGKLDIYIALDVSDSIEEEDFDKAKGVIKTLIEKISYYEVSPNYEILIFATDVTRIVSMRDFKSGQKNLLEILQKLEEYEYNSKGDRSGTNIAHAYKSILESMQIEQARNKEEFKQTQHIVIMFSDGQANMGGNPRPWVDQIKYLVQQNNPSEEEENLDMYVFGMGHDVNAEDINDFKTDRGNEKFFFKLKDLDDLQKTFDEMIDEGSSVALCGLYKDYESEGFPKRRQYPWLAKISVTRNDGKISNCVGSLVSSNFILTAAHCFRPEDTPDRITVDLEIKGLKVKDYIPHPLYDVKSKKDLGIPEYYEYDVALIQLVEPVIMGPDLRPICLPCTKETSGALKLSDREGTCKRHQEELMSSETVKASFMSVVGSKIEKKLITIKQGKWRDACVEDAKKAEGITANNAKDIVTDNFLCSGGTEPTVDDIACKGDSGGATFVVPGNRLVQVGIVSWGVKDLCQNTRKPKSDSFTRDYHTSLFSEKVREFLKRYLGDGKLGAPLTFL; encoded by the exons ATGGAGCGTGAACCATGGCTGAATCTGTTCCTTCTCGCAATATTGAGTCCTTTCATAACCG GTGCTCCATCCTCTATGTTGTGCCCTGATGAGAATCTCAGTATCACTGAAGGGAGTTACTCTTTCTCTAAAGATAGGAGCACTGTAATATACAGCTGTTCAGAAGGCTATTACCCAACTATTCGAATCCGTCAGTGTGTCAAGGGAAAATGGAACCCTCTCCCCAAAAGAAAACTCCCAGAGTGCAAGA AAATCACATGTCCTAACCCACGTGGTTTTGAAAATGGAGATGTGTATCCGTATCAGAGGCAGTATTTTGTGAACGACACAACCCTGTACAAATGCTATTCTGGCTATGATTTCCGCGGCTCTGGGACTCGTGTTTGCCAGCTGAATGGGAAATGGAGTGGAGGCACACCGGTCTGTGGAAGAAACT CTGATCGCTGTCCTGATCCTGGGACTCCCCCTGGTGCTACAAGATCAGGCAACATGTTTAATATAGATGACAAAGTCACATACCGCTGTGATACTAAATTGACTCTGATTGGTTCCAAAGAGCGAGTCTGTCGGGAGAATGGCCAGTGGTCAGGAACAGAGCCAGAATGTTACG CTGATTTCACTTACGACACCCCAGAGGAGGCATCAGAGGGTTTCAGCAGTTCTCTAAAGGCAAATCTAGCAGTTTCTCAACAATACGAAGGAACAG ATCAGTACGGAAAGAAAATACAATTGGGTTTAGGGGGAAAACTCGACATCTACATTGCTCTGGATGTATCTGACAGTATAGAAGAAGAGGACTTTGACAAAGCAAAAGGTGTCATCAAAACACTTATAGAAAAG ATCAGTTATTATGAGGTCTCCCCAAACTATGAGATCCTGATTTTTGCCACAGACGTTACGCGGATTGTCTCCATGAGGGACTTCAAGAGCGGCCAAAAAAATCTGTTAGAAATTCTTCAAAAATTGGAGGAATATGAATAtaaca GTAAAGGTGATCGATCAGGAACTAACATCGCCCATGCCTATAAGAGCATTTTGGAAAGTATGCAAATAGAGCAAGCAAGGAATAAAGAGGAATTCAAGCAGACCCAACATATCGTCATAATGTTCAGTGATG GTCAGGCCAACATGGGTGGTAATCCAAGACCATGGGTGGACCAGATCAAATATCTTGTTCAACAGAATAATCCTTCAGAGGAGGAGGAAAACCTTG ACATGTATGTGTTTGGGATGGGACATGATGTGAATGCTGAGGACATTAACGATTTCAAGACTGACAGGGGAAATGAGAAGTTCTTCTTCAAGCTAAAGGACTTGGATGACTTGCAGAAGACATTTGATGAAATGATTG ATGAGGGCTCCAGTGTAGCATTATGTGGACTTTACAAAGATTACGAAAGTGAGGGATTCCCCAAACGCCGTCAATATCCCTGGTTGGCAAAGATCAGTGTGACT CGAAACGATGGAAAAATTTCAAATTGCGTGGGGTCATTAGTCTCCTCAAACTTTATCTTGACAGCGGCTCACTGTTTCAGGCCTGAAGACACACCTGATAGGATAACTGTTGATTTGGAAATAAAAG GATTAAAAGTGAAAGATTACATTCCTCATCCTCTTTATGATGTTAAATCGAAGAAGGATTTGGGAATACCTGAATATTATGAATATGACGTGGCTCTTATTCAGTTGGTGGAACCTGTAATTATGGGACCTGATCTTCG CCCAATCTGCCTCCCCTGCACCAAGGAAACAAGTGGAGCTCTGAAACTTTCAGATAGAGAAGGAACATGCAAAAGACATC AGGAAGAGCTAATGAGTTCAGAAACAGTGAAAGCTTCTTTCATGTCTGTCGTGGGAAGTAAAATTGAGAAGAAACTAATTACAATCAAGCAGGGAAAATGG CGGGATGCTTGTGTTGAAGATGCCAAAAAAGCTGAAGGAATTACTGCGAACAATGCTAAAGATATCGTTACAGATAATTTTCTGTGCAGCGGTGGCACTGAACCTACTGTAGATGATATTGCCTGCAAAG GTGACTCTGGAGGGGCCACTTTTGTGGTTCCTGGTAATCGACTCGTCCAG GTTGGTATCGTCAGCTGGGGAGTGAAGGATCTGTGCCAGAACACCCGGAAGCCTAAGTCTGATTCATTCACCAGAGATTACCATACAAGTCTGTTCAGTGAAAAAGTACGCGAATTCCTTAAACGCTACCTAGGAGATGGGAAATTGGGAGCCCCTCTTACGTTCCTGTGA